The genomic region ttcactgacgaattttgttcgaatcgctacgctataaatgcttcacccacgtactacaaatacaaataattcagattcagattcagattcagatgtttattcaggtaaggtatatacatacaagtgatgttacattaatggattgatatatagatagagctagcacatacaatgcctaaagccactattacgcaatgcgtttcgggcaaaataatcgccaacagaacctaaataccaaacctaaccaatggctatatatgcacaatatgctaatatattataatattaatttttatttgagaaaattcgcgttttGAATGAGCAACATGTTCAAATttgtgaatgcgtctgtgggggtcgaccgctggatagaatagacttgagtcgaggacgggttgctgttcGAAAAAAAATCGGACGAAATTCATTGTAGATTGTGTGTAGTGCTTTTTATTCATCAAATAAAAACTGCAACAAAAATAATATTAGCAGTAATAATAAAGTTAACAATATAAAACATTATTTATAAAATAGTCACACAGTTTAAAAATATATACATCAGAGAACAAATCTGCATAAATATTTATGCAGTATGGCAACAATTTCAAAATCTATAAAACAGTGTTAGCCCCCCTTAAACCATGTTATACAATTACATATACATGGACACATTAAAACATGCATTTTATTGTTTTACCTTACTACTGAATCCAAAAGACATTGTTTTTATGACATTAATGTAATTTTTAATGACTATTTAAACTATCATTTTTATTAACAAAATATTAATCTTGTGACCTTTTCAAGGTTGCCAGAGGCAGTCGACACCAGCTGGGACAGACGGTCGAAAATTCGCAAATCATGAACACAGAATTCGGCAGACAATGAATGACAGGGTATTGGCAGGGAGTCAGGATATCAGCGGGAGGGCGAGGCTATCAGTAAAATGACTAGACTCTCAGGAGGAATGCATAGGAATCGGAGAGCAACTTGAGCCGCAAGTTCACTACGCCGTCAGTAACATCGGCAGCAGCATcaggcatcatcatcatcatcaccagcagcagcagcagcatcaggcatcatcatcatcaccaccagcagcagcagcagcaactgcaGGCATCATCATCGAGTACGTCAGGACGTCAGCAGCAGAGGTAACACAATCATAACCAGGGCTAATGCAGAGCAGCCCACAGCCGGTGCTCCACTGAAGCACTCCTCGTCGCCAGGTCCGCAGTACACGCCATAATACCCCAACATTCCTCCTGCACACAATACATCGTTCACCTGTTTTGAATACACaaggtaaagtaattatgaggagaaagcgttaAGTCATTtgactatataacacttagaAGGGACATAAGGATGAAAAAAAAGTAACAGTACCTAATCAATTGGAGTACTGAGAATGTGTCCACTTCAATTCGAATGCCATATAATAAATAACGGCAATGAATCCTGAACTGCTGCAAGACTGGTCACTGAACTTATAAAACTGAACTACGAGGGAAGCCTTAAAGAGACAACTTCACAACACTGGAAATAAAAACAAAGTGGCGCGACATAATCACAAAATATAAGATACTTAAAGACATTGCCAAAGTGACCTTGAACGAGAGATAACAGATGGAAAGTAAAAAATACAGAAGAACCACAACAGCATAAGGAAGCACTTGTGTGAAAGGACAGCAAGCAAGCAACATTAGGAAGAAGTAGAGGTAAGTAAAGAAAACTCCACACATAGTTTCAAGAGTAATATTATGCAGCAGTAGAGTTGGGAGCCATTACAAAAGCCTTCCAGTGACTAAGATGGGATCTatgagctcttgtaatagcactttctctgtaactagctgacattgtaactataaggtgtgaaggatagtagaaattgtttatgtaataatctaagatgaggtctgataaagaccttttgtcccctctgtaatgctttgcgctaccgctcacaggatgagtatggggtgcacaataaactagccgccttcggcggcaacaatcaaaatgcTCGCCGTGAAAATATAAAGATGAGCACATTCACACATAATCAAGCCGATCATTACAATACCGTGTTCTCCAGATCGAGATCTCCTTCATAATAGCAACCGCAAGCGTCAGCACTGCCGTTGACAGCCTCTGCCACTGTGATGTACTCGGCAAAGGGCTTCTTGTCGAGACACAGTTGGTAACACGCCGCCTCCAAACTCGTcaagggctcatccacctccaccTGCCAGGTGAATTGACGCGAAATCGAATTTTTAACTTTTTGTTAAAAAGTTATGTTACAAATTATTATCTGGACAAATTTAAGTATTCTACTAGTTTCTAAGCTATATATCAAAATTACTTCAATCTTCTATATCAAATTACTTTGCCAAACACAACAAAGAAAGCATTAAAGATCTCACCGACTCACTGTGAAAACGCCTTTCTCGTTAACAGACCCAAGACTTTCAACCATCAaacaagggatatatatatatacacagaaagGTTTATCCCGCttttcggtgtatatacactaaaGAATATGTTTTAGTTTTGGACTAAAgtgtacttgctggttggtcagtaagtaaTTGTGGTAGCGTTAATAACCCTCTCGAAGTTGAGAGGCTTTAAGCCCCTAATCAAACCAAGCCGTCAGACATCTGAGATAATGGTTTCCTTAGCAGACGTGCTACGGCGGGGTATAATACTATCTAACAACTATTTCATTATTAAGAATTTGAAAAAATTTTAAACATTTAAAACTTTaacttttaattgtttaattttatatattttaaatgtttaattttataaattttacatttaaaatttgaattttgaaattttaaatgtttaattttataaatatttattatgttCAAAATATTTGCACTTATACTTTCGTTATTTTGTCAATCACTCGAGGGCCCTTACTCGATCTTTTAAATATTAAATGATGTTTTTAACTTAACTGCCTGCTTTACAAAAATGTATCATGTGCCAAAAATTCAATCTGGGCCAGAAATATATTTTGtcccaaatacaaataatatggCCATACAGGCGtggaagggaaggaaactatcagggggggaaaagcaccaagcaattacgattatatagcacttggaaggggtcaggataaggtgccagattcacgaagcagttacgcaagtacttacgaatgtgtgcatcttttctcaatctttggcggctttgtttacaattattaaacagttaatgagctgcgaagcaccaggaggctgtttataacaataacaacagttgattgttaagttttcatgcttgtaaactgtttaataaatgtaaccaaagccgtcaaagattgaggaaagatgtacacgttcgtaagtgcttccgtaactgcttcgtgaatctggcccaaggatttgggatgggacgggggaaaggaatggtgcccaatcacttggacggtcgggaattgaacgccgaactGTATGAAGCAAGACCATCGTTCTACtcaccagtccaagtggttgggcaaaacgTTGACTATGTTCATAGACATTACTTTGCAGTAAAGTATTTTTCAAAATTATGCATTCTAATATGCATTCATGTGAACTAATATTCATTCATTCTTCTTTTTACTGACATATATCgataaattaaatattaaaacaaaaaataatcacCATAACTGCAGTACAAATCGTTCCTATACAGACTAGTAAAATGTGTCTCATTCAACTGTATTTAAATATATTTGGTTCTCGCCACTGATAGAAAAATGTGTTCCTAACAATGCCTTCCCCAAGCCCAGAATGAATAGCATCTATTACCCCGTGTTCCTCTTCTATGAAACACAAATTAGGAAAGACCCCGGGCCATCTGGGTAAGGCTGACAAACATCTCCACCAGGCGTAAGATTGAAGAAGAAGAAGTCCATGCATGACTGTCGAACAACAACGCTCCCATGCGCAAGACAGACGGGCAACAACTCCCCTCCATGCGTAAGACAGACGGGCAACAACTCCCCTCCATGCGTAAGACAGACGGGCAACAACTCCCCTCCATGGGTAAGACAGACGGGCAACAACTCCCCTCCATGCGTAAGACAGACGGGCAACAACTCCCCTCCATGCGTAAGACAGACGGGCAACAACTCCCCTCCATGGGTAAGACAGACGGGCAACAACTCCCCTCCATGCGTAAGACAGACGGGCAACAACTCCCCTCCATGCGTAAGACAGACTATCAACAACTC from Procambarus clarkii isolate CNS0578487 chromosome 83, FALCON_Pclarkii_2.0, whole genome shotgun sequence harbors:
- the LOC123768692 gene encoding uncharacterized protein, whose amino-acid sequence is MMGEWLLVVVAGSLVSYVHAQLGEGGHHTTTITTTTQTTTTPDHPLNYDYHEVDDAEEDDEDEPSEGVAARAPRRWKPVEQTYMGCLHNQTNFAGTLMFVNLQEVEVDEPLTSLEAACYQLCLDKKPFAEYITVAEAVNGSADACGCYYEGDLDLENTVNDVLCAGGMLGYYGVYCGPGDEECFSGAPAVGCSALALVMIVLPLLLTS